GCCTTTGATGAGTAAGAGAGTGGGAATGAATGAAGGCCCACGTTTAAAGGCATAAGTTTATTTCGCATGTTTGTTTTTATCTTGGCGATAAGTTGCGCTCCTTTTTCCATCATTTTCTTAAATAACTCTGAGGAAAGGTAACCTTTATCCCCGAATTTTTTTCCAAAAAGCTTCTCAGTTAAGATAGGAACGGGCTTTCTATCGTCTATATTGCCAGTTGTAATCATATAAGCTAGTAGTTCTCCTTCTTCATTAGCAACTAGGTGCAGTTTGAAGCCGTAAAAATAACTGACAGAGGTTTTTCCTCGCTTTGCTATCCCTTTAAACATCTTATTATGCTGGTGTATACGCTTGGGATGACAAACTGCTATTGAGGCGGAATCAATAAAGGAAATGCCTGTGCATTTTCCAAGACGAGTCAGCAGATAGCAATGCAGGGGAAATG
This DNA window, taken from Parachlamydia sp. AcF125, encodes the following:
- a CDS encoding IS982 family transposase; protein product: MTLVILFHMVCYRNFKTFYNSYVHNYLKREFPHIPSYNRFVELKRQLAFPLHCYLLTRLGKCTGISFIDSASIAVCHPKRIHQHNKMFKGIAKRGKTSVSYFYGFKLHLVANEEGELLAYMITTGNIDDRKPVPILTEKLFGKKFGDKGYLSSELFKKMMEKGAQLIAKIKTNMRNKLMPLNVGLHSFPLSYSSKAKN